In the genome of Sebastes umbrosus isolate fSebUmb1 chromosome 14, fSebUmb1.pri, whole genome shotgun sequence, one region contains:
- the foxj1a gene encoding forkhead box protein J1-A has product MLSLSCADPWPEGSVGLEEEVVTAAAQAEERDSVHNNNSSSSCSSINLDDSLTSLQWLQEFSILGANNVPQQAHQQPHLFGHHHQQQGSDAPSSPLAGDPASIGMPLTPGKPTAAAYSRMQALPGIVAHGHCPDEVDYKTNANIKPPYSYATLICMAMQASKKTKITLSCIYKWITDNFCYYRHADPTWQNSIRHNLSLNKCFIKVPRQKDEPGKGGFWKIDPQYAERLLSGAYKKRRMPPVQINPALQNRLRVNLQPQSRGPCSPTGGQSGLCINPESQQLLREFEEATGADQNWDPHLAEGTMLGSWPVVRGRGGHKRKLGSRNGGAKAPRRSSSPLLSVDEQKEIGPLKGDFDWDALLDSALSGELSLEGGEALSPIMKEEDLTVRGTHISPVEAPAGTADIHVLAETQRNNDVSDFDEETFLATAFLESPWPEEEEQGRSDFLCSSSVNLDQLFDLGDSLGGDPSTRIDTLL; this is encoded by the exons ATGCTGTCTCTGAGCTGTGCCGACCCGTGGCCTGAAGGCTCCGtggggctggaggaggaggtggtgacCGCGGCGGCCCAGGCGGAGGAGCGGGACAGcgtccacaacaacaacagcagcagcagctgctcctcAATCAACCTGGACGACAGCCTGACCAGCCTGCAGTGGCTGCAGGAGTTCTCCATCCTCGGTGCCAATAACGTGCCGCAGCAGGCCCACCAGCAGCCGCACCTGTTCggccaccaccaccagcagcagggcTCCGACGCcccatcctctcctctggcCGGGGACCCCGCCTCCATCGGCATGCCCCTGACCCCTGGGAAGCCCACGGCGGCGGCCTACAGCAGGATGCAGGCCCTCCCCGGCATCGTGGCTCACGGTCACTGCCCGGATGAGGTGGACTACAAGACCAACGCGAACATCAAGCCGCCCTACTCGTACGCCACGCTCATCTGCATGGCCATGCAGGCCAGCAAGAAGACCAAGATCACTCTGTCTTGCATCTACAAATGGATTACAGACAACTTCTGCTACTACCGACATGCTGACCCCACTTGGCAG AACTCCATCCGACACAACCTGTCGCTCAACAAGTGCTTCATCAAGGTGCCGCGGCAGAAGGACGAGCCAGGGAAGGGTGGTTTCTGGAAGATTGACCCGCAGTACGCTGAGCGTCTTCTGAGCGGCGCCTATAAGAAGAGGCGGATGCCACCGGTCCAGATCAACCCGGCCCTGCAGAACAGGCTCAGGGTCAACCTCCAGCCCCAGTCCAGAGGCCCCTGCAGCCCCACAGGAGGTCAGAGTGGCCTCTGCATCAACCCAGAGTCCCAGCAGCTCCTTCGGGAGTTCGAAGAGGCAACCGGCGCCGACCAGAACTGGGACCCTCATCTGGCTGAAGGGACCATGCTGGGGTCCTGGCCAGTGGTGAGGGGGAGAGGTGGGCACAAGAGGAAACTGGGCTCCAGAAATGGCGGCGCCAAAGCCCCCCGGCGCTCCAGCTCCCCACTGCTCTCCGTGGACGAACAGAAGGAGATCGGACCTCTGAAGGGGGACTTTGACTGGGACGCCCTGCTGGACTCGGCCCTCAGCGGGGAGCTTAgtttggagggaggagaagcTCTGAGCCCCATCATGAAAGAGGAGGACCTGACAGTGCGGGGGACCCACATCTCTCCTGTCGAAGCCCCCGCGGGGACAGCGGACATCCACGTTTTGGCGGAGACCCAAAGGAATAATGACGTGTCAGACTTTGATGAGGAGACCTTCCTCGCCACCGCCTTCCTGGAGAGTCCCtggccagaggaggaggaacaagGCCGCAGTGATTTCCTCTGTAGCTCCTCCGTCAACCTGGACCAGCTGTTTGACCTCGGAGACTCATTAGGTGGAGACCCGAGCACCCGGATTGACACCCTCCTTTGA
- the ubald2 gene encoding UBA-like domain-containing protein 2: MSVNMEELRHQVMINQFVLTAGCASDQAKQLLQAAHWQFETALSSFFQEANIPSHHHQMMCTPRNTPATPPNFPDAITMFSKLRASDCGSSAGSGPSQASMACSPPPSTTGFGSFWASSPPSHQPAWLPPSSPTGHHMHHHHYHHMQQTPMWPPSVSKPSSSQQPHVVSALHGPR; this comes from the exons ATGTCGGTGAATATGGAGGAACTGAGACATCAAGTGATGATCAACCAGTTTGTTTTGACGGCTGGATGCGCCTCGGATCAGGCGAAGCAGCTCCTACAAGCGGCCCACTGGCAGTTCGAG ACGGCCTTAAGCTCCTTCTTCCAGGAGGCCAACATCCCCAGTCACCACCACCAGATG ATGTGTACTCCCAGAAACACTCCCGCCACGCCGCCCAACTTCCCGGACGCCATCACCATGTTCTCTAAGCTGCGGGCGTCTGATTGCGGCTCCAGCGCCGGCAGCGGTCCCTCCCAGGCATCCATGGCCTGCTCCCCGCCCCCCTCCACAACGGGCTTTGGCTCCTTCTGGGCCTCCTCGCCGCCCAGCCACCAGCCGGCCTGGCTGCCCCCGTCGTCGCCCACGGGCCACCACatgcaccaccaccactaccaccacATGCAACAGACTCCCATGTGGCCCCCCAGCGTCTCTAAGCCCAGCAGCTCCCAGCAGCCCCATGTCGTGTCGGCGCTCCATGGCCCGAGATGA